One genomic segment of Aquamicrobium lusatiense includes these proteins:
- a CDS encoding glycoside hydrolase family 25 protein: MRRLAFILGLSLLGACSTTLEDMAPTSVPSTTAPSSVSGKAPRFGDSNPHDWQGTTPWHYAVHGTDVSKYQTSVDWAQAKAAGISFAFIKATEGGDRVDDYFHEHWRSAKAAGVPRGAYHFYYFCRPAIEQARWFIQNVPKDPSAMPPVLDMEWNPQSPTCKLRPPPETVRTEMSIFLKTIENHYGKKPIIYTSIDFFDDNRLATFHGYPYWLRSVAGHPSNRYGPHPFTFWQYTGTGIVPGIRGKADINVFNGTQAGWQKWLKQNTR, from the coding sequence ATGCGCCGACTGGCATTCATTCTGGGACTGTCCCTGCTCGGCGCCTGCTCCACCACGCTGGAGGACATGGCCCCGACAAGCGTGCCGTCCACAACCGCCCCCTCATCTGTCTCCGGCAAAGCTCCGCGTTTCGGCGACAGCAATCCGCATGACTGGCAGGGAACCACGCCATGGCATTATGCCGTGCACGGAACCGACGTGTCCAAATACCAGACCTCGGTCGACTGGGCGCAGGCGAAGGCCGCCGGCATTTCCTTCGCCTTCATCAAGGCCACGGAGGGCGGCGACCGCGTGGACGACTATTTCCACGAGCACTGGCGTAGTGCAAAGGCTGCCGGCGTGCCGCGCGGAGCCTATCATTTCTACTATTTCTGCCGCCCCGCCATCGAGCAGGCGCGCTGGTTCATCCAGAACGTGCCGAAGGACCCTTCGGCAATGCCGCCCGTGCTCGACATGGAATGGAACCCGCAGTCTCCGACCTGCAAGCTGCGTCCGCCGCCTGAGACGGTGCGCACGGAGATGTCGATCTTCCTGAAGACCATCGAGAACCACTACGGCAAGAAGCCGATCATCTACACCTCGATCGACTTCTTCGACGACAACAGGCTCGCCACCTTCCATGGCTACCCCTACTGGCTGCGCTCCGTGGCCGGCCATCCGTCGAACCGCTACGGGCCGCACCCCTTCACCTTCTGGCAGTATACGGGCACCGGTATCGTGCCGGGCATCAGGGGCAAGGCCGACATAAACGTGTTCAACGGGACACAGGCTGGCTGGCAAAAGTGGCTGAAGCAGAACACCCGTTGA
- a CDS encoding lytic murein transglycosylase: MRTPVLAFATLMTALSGAAIAQECGTDFDAWKQGVAEEARAAGVGETGLRALEGADIDTRVLARDRSQGVFSQTFIEFSGRMISDYRLKHGATNMRKYASVFDRAEQDYGAPASVITAFWALETDFGAVQGDFPTLNALVTLAHDCRRPQLFRPHLVPLLTLIDRGVLPADVKGAWAGEIGQTQILPADYLNNGVDGDNDGIVDLRNSAPDAIMTTAKKIQSRGWIPGQPWIEEVRIPDDLPWEQTSRTNKLSVAQWNQWGVTRRDGSPLADNGQTAGLALPMGRKGPAFLTYDNFEVYLKWNQSFTYALTAAVLATRLDGAQPYDPRSPEQGLSMEQMKDLQRKLQALNYDVGNVDGILGTNTREAVRQEQIRLGIPADGWPTMDLLSRL, from the coding sequence ATGCGTACGCCTGTTCTTGCCTTTGCTACACTGATGACGGCCCTGTCCGGTGCGGCCATTGCCCAGGAATGCGGCACGGATTTCGATGCATGGAAGCAGGGTGTGGCTGAGGAAGCCCGGGCCGCCGGCGTTGGCGAAACGGGCCTGCGCGCTCTTGAGGGCGCCGACATAGACACCCGCGTTCTGGCACGCGACCGCTCGCAGGGCGTGTTCTCGCAGACCTTCATCGAGTTCTCCGGCCGCATGATCTCCGATTACCGGCTGAAGCACGGCGCAACCAACATGCGCAAATACGCCTCCGTCTTCGACCGGGCCGAGCAGGACTATGGCGCGCCCGCCTCGGTGATCACCGCCTTCTGGGCGCTGGAAACCGATTTCGGTGCCGTGCAGGGCGATTTCCCTACGCTCAACGCGCTGGTGACGCTGGCGCATGACTGCCGCCGCCCGCAGCTCTTCCGCCCGCATCTGGTGCCGCTGCTCACCCTGATCGACCGTGGCGTGCTGCCCGCCGACGTCAAGGGCGCATGGGCCGGCGAGATCGGCCAGACCCAGATCCTGCCGGCCGACTATCTCAACAACGGCGTCGACGGCGACAATGACGGCATCGTGGACCTGCGCAACAGCGCGCCTGACGCCATCATGACCACCGCCAAGAAAATCCAGTCGCGCGGCTGGATCCCGGGCCAGCCCTGGATCGAGGAAGTCCGCATCCCCGACGATCTGCCGTGGGAGCAGACCAGCCGCACCAACAAGCTGTCCGTGGCCCAGTGGAACCAGTGGGGCGTCACCCGCCGCGACGGCAGCCCGCTGGCCGACAACGGCCAGACCGCCGGGCTTGCCCTGCCGATGGGCCGCAAAGGGCCGGCCTTCCTCACCTACGACAATTTCGAGGTCTACCTGAAGTGGAATCAGTCCTTCACCTACGCCCTGACGGCGGCGGTGCTGGCCACCCGCCTCGACGGTGCCCAGCCCTATGATCCGCGCTCGCCCGAACAGGGACTCAGCATGGAGCAGATGAAGGATCTGCAGCGCAAGCTTCAGGCCCTGAATTACGATGTCGGCAATGTCGACGGCATTCTCGGCACCAACACGCGCGAAGCGGTCAGGCAGGAGCAGATTCGCCTCGGCATCCCCGCCGACGGCTGGCCGACAATGGATCTTCTGTCCCGACTTTGA